The Triticum dicoccoides isolate Atlit2015 ecotype Zavitan chromosome 6A, WEW_v2.0, whole genome shotgun sequence genome has a window encoding:
- the LOC119319305 gene encoding uncharacterized protein LOC119319305 translates to MAQRAAGALLRRSLGLAPPTVPRALSTSAAAPAAAEGEAAAKAKRSKKKNLFDVVQFLPDWGVGYKVAKTTWRDVSYQITKINLYKDGRHGKAWGIRHKAGVQVADAPIKLSGVNKRGWKYIKTSQKTVQDIPAAEMPAAATSTA, encoded by the exons ATGGCGCAGAGGGCGGCGGGCGCGCTTCTGCGGCGGTCCCTCGGGCTCGCGCCGCCGACGGTCCCCAGGGCCCTGAGCACCAGCGCCGCGGCGCCGGCCGCGGCCGAGGGAGAGGCGGCGGCCAAGGCGAAGAGGAGCAAGAAGAAGAACCTGTTCGACGTGGTGCAGTTCCTGCCGGACTGGGGCGTCGGCTACAAGGTcgccaagaccacctggcgcgacgtCTCCTACCAGATCACCAAGATCAACCTCTACAAG GATGGCCGCCACGGGAAGGCGTGGGGGATTCGGCACAAGGCCG GTGTGCAAGTTGCTGACGCTCCAATAAAACTCAGCGGAGTGAACAAGCGTGGGTGGAAGTACATAAAGACGTCACAGAAGACGGTGCAGGATATCCCCGCAGCAGAGATGCCAGCTGCTGCCACCTCCACTGCTTAA